DNA sequence from the Gemmatimonas sp. UBA7669 genome:
GGACCCCGCCTGACGCAGCCGAGAACCGCGACTCAGCCAGGCCAAAGAACTCGTCGGCAGCCAGGCATGCACGAGTCCCGCCGCAAAGTACGCGAGCAGCAAGGCCGGTGCGCTGTCGGCCAGCAGCGCAAGAAAGACGTCCTGCATCGGGGCTGTTGGTGACGCGAAACTGCCGGCGTCGCGGGTCCATAGCAGCAGGAGCAGCAAGGCGCCGCCAGCCAACGCTCCGAGGCCGTTCCAGCGCCGGCCAGATTCCCCGCCAATGACGGGGGTGTGCACATGCCCGTCCGCGGCACCGTGTGCGTGATCGTGCGTGTGATCGTGCGTGTGATCGTGCGTGTGATCGTGCGAGTGATCGTGCGAGTGATCGTGCGAGTGATCGTGGTCAGGACCGTGTTCATGATCATGCGCCGGGTGCGCCACGACGTGCAGCAGCGATCCGCCGATCAGGGCCTCGAACCATGCAGCACTGCCATGCGGCAGCTCGGCAAACACCGTGGGCTGCGCCACATAGCCTACCACGGTCATGGCCGCCATGAGTGCCAGCGCGGCCCAGGGCACCCAACGCGGCCGATCGCGAAAGCCCCACCAGATCATGAGGCTCACCGGCAACTGGTGCAGCACCACCCCGACGCCAAGCAGATTGGTCCCCTGCTCCGCAGGCGCAGCCAACGCCGTGCCATCGAGCACGGAGTGCACGATCAGCCCGCCCAAGGCGAGCAGCAGCACGGCGAGATGTGTTTGGCGGACACCCAGGTGCAAGAGGCGTTCGGCCACCGTCGGCAGGACAAAGCCGATTGCCATGAAGGCCAGCGCCCCATAGTGCGCATCGTGCAGCGCATGCGGCACCACCTCGAGCAGCACCAACCCGCCGATGGAGACGAGGATGAAGCCGTCGAGAAAACTCATGAGCGCCGGACGACGTCCGGCGAATCGCGCCACGAGGGGACCGGATCCCAGGGCAAGTAGACTCGCCGGGAGTAACGCTTGGGCCATCATGTGTGAACGCTAGCCACCCGGGCAAGCATTCGTTCACCTCGCGTCGCTGCTGGCCTCCTTGGTGGATAGCTCCTCATCGGCGAGCTCCTCGTCAGACCGCTCCTCGAGGGCCCACTCGGGGAACGGATCGGCAAACGTGGACCACAAGGCGGGACCGGCGCGCAGCTCCTCGTCGGTGACAAGGCAGGCGTCCAGCAGCGCCTCGAGTCCGAGCCGGTCGAGCCCCTGGCCAATGACGGCGATTTCCTGACGGCGGTCGCCCAATTCGGGATGCCACAGCGCCTCAAGATCGGCGCGCTGATCGTCGTCCACGTCCCAGCTGTCTGGCGGCGAGACGGCATACCAGAACCCGGCCGGATTCACTTCCACCAGTTGTCCGGCCTGCGACCAACTGCCCACGAGGTCGGGACGGGTGGCCACCCAGAAGAATCCCTTGGCGCGCAGCACGCCGGGGAAGCCACGATCAACCTGCTCCCACAGCCGCTGCGGGTGAAACGGTCGGCGCGCGCGATACACGAAGCTGGAGATACCGTACTCCTCGGTCTCCGGCATGTGCTCGCCGGCCAGTTCTTTTTGCCAGCCGGGCGCGGCCTCGGCGGCTTCGAAATCAAAGAGGCCGCGGCCAAGCACGACGCGGGGCGCCACGACGCCACGCACCGATGTCACGAGTTCCGCATCGGGATTGAGGTGGCGCAAGATTGCCAGCAGCCGCCCGAGTTCCTCGTCGGAGACGAGATCGGTCTTGTTGAGCACGAGCACGTTGGCGAATTCCACCTGATCGATGAGCAGATCGGGAATGGTGCGTTCATCCTCTTCGCCCAGTGCCAGTTGCCTGGCCTTGAGATCGTCGAGTGAGCCGAGGTCGTGCAAGAAGCGGTGCGCATCAACCACCGTGACCATGGTGTCGAGCCGCGCCACGTCGGACAGCGACACGCCTGTTTCGGTCTCGAAGGTGAAGGTCGCCGCCACCGGCAGCGGTTCGCCGATGCCCGTGCTCTCGATGAGCAGGTAGTCGAAGCGACCCTCTGCCGCGAGACGGGACACCTCCTGCAGCAGATCGTCGCGGAGCGTGCAGCAGATGCAGCCATTGGTCATCTCGACCAGCGTTTCCTGCGTGCGCGAGAGCGCGGCCTCGCCGCCGCGCACCAGTTGCGCGTCGATATTGACCTCGCTCATGTCGTTCACGATGACGGCCACGCGCAGTCCGTCGCGATTGGCCAGCACGTGATTGAGCAGCGTGGTCTTGCCGGCACCCAGGAAGCCGGAGAGGACGGTGACGGGCAGGCGGCGGTCCTGCTGCAGCGTGGTGGCCGCCATCACTTGGCCTCCCGGTAGAGCACATGGCGGCGCACCTGCGGGTCGTACTTGCGCTTCTCCATGCGCTGCGGCGTGCTGCGGGGGTTCTTGGTGGTCACGTACATGTGGTGACTTTCCGTGGACCGCAGTTTGACCTGGACGCGACCGCTCTTTGCC
Encoded proteins:
- a CDS encoding permease, which produces MARFAGRRPALMSFLDGFILVSIGGLVLLEVVPHALHDAHYGALAFMAIGFVLPTVAERLLHLGVRQTHLAVLLLALGGLIVHSVLDGTALAAPAEQGTNLLGVGVVLHQLPVSLMIWWGFRDRPRWVPWAALALMAAMTVVGYVAQPTVFAELPHGSAAWFEALIGGSLLHVVAHPAHDHEHGPDHDHSHDHSHDHSHDHTHDHTHDHTHDHAHGAADGHVHTPVIGGESGRRWNGLGALAGGALLLLLLWTRDAGSFASPTAPMQDVFLALLADSAPALLLAYFAAGLVHAWLPTSSLAWLSRGSRLRQAGSGILVGLPLPICSCGVVPLYQQLVQQGVSSTAALAFLVATPELGVDAVLLSIPLLGADFTVLRVIAAALAALAVALVVGRLTPRRARGLPLAPTSTDAARADTTRWQRTWQTGFVQVVDDTAPWILLGLLLASLLHPVLAGSWLMQLPFGVDVLVFALIGFPLYVCASASTPLVAVLVGAGVSPGAGLALLLTGPATNVATVGVLARLHGDRAALVFAATMTLSAVALGVALNLLWPELAATAPAVANTEPVVWWQVAAIAVLALLYVASLLRRGARGFLDELRLSVAD
- the zigA gene encoding zinc metallochaperone GTPase ZigA codes for the protein MAATTLQQDRRLPVTVLSGFLGAGKTTLLNHVLANRDGLRVAVIVNDMSEVNIDAQLVRGGEAALSRTQETLVEMTNGCICCTLRDDLLQEVSRLAAEGRFDYLLIESTGIGEPLPVAATFTFETETGVSLSDVARLDTMVTVVDAHRFLHDLGSLDDLKARQLALGEEDERTIPDLLIDQVEFANVLVLNKTDLVSDEELGRLLAILRHLNPDAELVTSVRGVVAPRVVLGRGLFDFEAAEAAPGWQKELAGEHMPETEEYGISSFVYRARRPFHPQRLWEQVDRGFPGVLRAKGFFWVATRPDLVGSWSQAGQLVEVNPAGFWYAVSPPDSWDVDDDQRADLEALWHPELGDRRQEIAVIGQGLDRLGLEALLDACLVTDEELRAGPALWSTFADPFPEWALEERSDEELADEELSTKEASSDAR
- the rpmG gene encoding 50S ribosomal protein L33; this translates as MAKSGRVQVKLRSTESHHMYVTTKNPRSTPQRMEKRKYDPQVRRHVLYREAK